One Peribacillus simplex NBRC 15720 = DSM 1321 genomic region harbors:
- a CDS encoding DUF1801 domain-containing protein, which produces MYKQKTKETDSSVIEFIENVDNQKKREDAYELLDVFTKTTGYEAKMWGPSIIGFGIYHYKYESGHEGDAPLVGFSPRKAKISLYFTPGDKKREELLQAFGKHTSGKGCVYINKVADIDINVLKELINQSVKFLRDTYPDNEI; this is translated from the coding sequence ATGTATAAACAAAAAACCAAAGAAACTGACAGTAGTGTCATTGAGTTCATTGAGAACGTCGATAATCAAAAAAAGCGTGAAGATGCATATGAATTGTTGGATGTTTTTACCAAAACGACAGGTTATGAGGCAAAGATGTGGGGACCGAGCATTATTGGGTTCGGTATCTATCATTATAAATATGAATCAGGTCACGAAGGCGATGCCCCTTTGGTAGGCTTTTCCCCTCGAAAAGCTAAAATCAGTTTATATTTCACTCCAGGGGATAAAAAAAGGGAAGAATTGTTACAGGCATTTGGAAAACACACTTCCGGAAAAGGGTGTGTGTACATCAATAAAGTGGCAGATATCGATATTAATGTATTAAAAGAATTGATTAATCAGTCTGTCAAGTTTTTGAGAGATACGTACCCGGACAATGAAATATAA
- the nagE gene encoding N-acetylglucosamine-specific PTS transporter subunit IIBC, whose amino-acid sequence MKKYLQKIGRSLMLPVAVLPAAAILMGIGYWIDPAGWGAGSPLAAFLIKAGSSIIDNMAILFAVGVALGMSKGKDGAAALSGLVAYLVVTTLLSTDSVAMLQGIDAKDVNPAFEKIENAFVGILSGLIAAAMYNRFSKVVLPDAFAFFSGKRLVPILTAVVMLLVSLILFFVWPLIYSWLVIFGEGISELGAVGAGLYGFFNRLLIPTGLHHALNSVFWFDVIGLNDIGKFWAGTGIKGTTGMYQAGFFPVMMFGLPAAALAMYHSAKSRKKKQVASLMLAAGFASFFTGVTEPLEFAFMFVAPALFVVHALLTGISLAIAATFQWTAGFGFSAGFIDFVLSSRLPLANEPYMLLLQGLAFAVIYYFLFRFLITRFNLMTPGREDDTEDELDGGGAISEADKSQGGNNESKFFGMASAIYEGLGGDANVTSVDNCVTRLRVEVENMGAVDQNKIKSTGVAGINIVGPQSIQVIVGTQVQFIADEIEKIRRQ is encoded by the coding sequence ATGAAAAAATATCTTCAAAAAATTGGACGTTCCTTAATGCTGCCAGTAGCCGTATTGCCGGCAGCCGCCATTTTAATGGGGATCGGTTATTGGATAGATCCAGCAGGATGGGGAGCGGGAAGTCCGTTAGCAGCTTTCTTAATAAAAGCAGGTTCTTCGATCATTGACAATATGGCTATCTTGTTTGCTGTTGGAGTGGCGTTGGGGATGTCGAAAGGAAAAGATGGAGCCGCCGCTTTGAGCGGGCTGGTAGCCTATCTAGTCGTAACGACATTGCTTTCCACGGACTCGGTAGCGATGCTGCAGGGAATTGATGCAAAAGATGTAAATCCAGCATTTGAGAAAATAGAAAATGCATTTGTCGGCATCCTCTCGGGTCTTATAGCGGCAGCTATGTATAATCGGTTCAGTAAGGTCGTACTGCCGGATGCATTCGCTTTCTTTAGCGGTAAACGCCTTGTCCCGATCCTTACTGCGGTAGTCATGTTACTGGTTTCTCTTATATTATTCTTCGTATGGCCACTCATCTACTCCTGGTTAGTTATATTTGGGGAAGGAATAAGTGAATTAGGTGCTGTTGGAGCAGGACTCTATGGATTCTTCAATCGGCTTTTGATACCAACAGGATTACATCATGCGTTAAACTCTGTATTCTGGTTCGATGTAATAGGACTTAACGATATCGGTAAATTCTGGGCTGGAACAGGAATAAAAGGAACCACAGGCATGTATCAAGCCGGATTCTTTCCCGTCATGATGTTCGGTTTACCGGCTGCGGCTCTTGCCATGTACCATTCGGCAAAATCACGGAAGAAAAAACAAGTGGCCTCATTAATGCTCGCAGCCGGTTTCGCTTCATTTTTCACAGGCGTTACTGAACCGTTGGAATTTGCTTTCATGTTTGTTGCACCAGCCCTATTTGTTGTGCATGCTTTATTAACAGGAATATCGTTAGCTATAGCTGCGACTTTCCAATGGACAGCTGGGTTTGGTTTTAGTGCAGGATTCATTGACTTTGTTTTAAGTTCAAGATTGCCATTGGCAAATGAACCTTATATGCTACTTCTTCAAGGACTGGCTTTTGCTGTCATCTACTATTTCTTATTCCGATTCTTGATAACAAGGTTCAATTTAATGACTCCCGGCAGAGAAGATGATACAGAAGATGAGCTTGATGGTGGAGGAGCGATTTCGGAAGCAGACAAAAGTCAAGGCGGGAATAATGAGAGTAAATTCTTTGGAATGGCTTCCGCTATTTATGAGGGATTAGGCGGAGACGCTAACGTAACTTCTGTAGATAACTGCGTTACCCGATTAAGGGTTGAGGTGGAGAATATGGGAGCTGTCGATCAGAATAAAATCAAATCAACAGGGGTTGCTGGAATCAATATCGTGGGTCCCCAAAGCATTCAAGTCATCGTAGGGACACAGGTACAATTCATAGCTGATGAAATTGAAAAGATTCGGCGGCAATAG
- a CDS encoding exo-beta-N-acetylmuramidase NamZ domain-containing protein, with translation MKRMIILFTICLLTFGIVFSKSVTAVKEKKKQKVSPGIEVLLKDEKNVLSGKKVGLITNPTGIDSKLTSIVDLLNDDPDINLTALFGPEHGVRGDAQAGASVEYYIDEKTGLPVYSLYGKTKKPTPEMLKDVEVLVFDIQDVGTRYYTYIYTMAYAMEAAKENDIPFIVLDRPNPQGGESVDGPVLEPEFSSFVGLYPIPLKHGMTVGELATLFNKEFKIGADLRVIKMKGWKRDMDYDDTGLPFVLPSPNMPTVSTTFVYPATGLIEGTNVSEGRGTTKPFELIGAPYINSDELAGKLNALRLPGVKFRAASFTPTFSKHAGKLSHGVEIYITDREEFKAVPTGLHIIKTIQDLYPGDFEFLAANNFNLLIGNGWVMSRIEEGSSVNEIMKEYQVKQDAFKKVRKNYLLYK, from the coding sequence TTGAAAAGAATGATAATCCTATTTACCATTTGTTTGTTGACTTTCGGAATCGTTTTCTCAAAAAGTGTAACCGCTGTTAAAGAGAAGAAAAAACAAAAGGTCAGTCCCGGTATTGAAGTTCTATTAAAAGATGAAAAGAACGTGTTAAGCGGAAAGAAAGTCGGCTTGATTACGAATCCAACTGGCATAGATTCAAAATTAACCAGCATCGTCGATCTACTTAATGATGATCCGGATATTAATTTGACAGCGTTATTCGGTCCTGAACATGGAGTGCGCGGAGATGCGCAAGCTGGTGCAAGCGTTGAATATTATATTGATGAAAAAACAGGGTTGCCCGTTTATAGCTTATATGGCAAAACGAAAAAACCGACGCCAGAAATGTTAAAGGATGTTGAGGTCCTTGTTTTTGATATCCAGGATGTCGGAACACGCTATTACACTTATATCTACACGATGGCTTATGCAATGGAAGCAGCCAAAGAAAATGATATCCCCTTTATCGTGCTGGACCGGCCGAATCCACAAGGCGGGGAGTCGGTAGATGGGCCGGTACTTGAACCTGAATTCTCATCATTTGTTGGTTTGTACCCAATACCGCTTAAGCATGGGATGACTGTTGGGGAACTCGCGACTTTGTTCAATAAGGAATTTAAAATTGGTGCTGATCTAAGAGTCATCAAGATGAAAGGCTGGAAGCGAGATATGGATTATGACGATACTGGTCTCCCGTTTGTCTTGCCGTCACCGAATATGCCGACAGTTTCCACTACGTTCGTATATCCGGCTACAGGTTTGATCGAGGGAACGAATGTCTCGGAAGGCAGAGGAACGACTAAACCATTCGAGTTGATTGGTGCTCCTTATATAAACAGTGATGAGCTTGCTGGGAAATTAAATGCATTAAGGTTACCTGGTGTAAAGTTCAGGGCAGCCTCCTTTACACCTACATTTTCAAAACATGCAGGTAAACTTAGCCACGGAGTGGAAATTTATATAACTGATAGAGAGGAGTTCAAGGCTGTCCCAACTGGACTTCACATCATCAAGACCATTCAGGACCTATATCCTGGTGATTTCGAATTCCTTGCAGCCAATAATTTCAATTTATTGATTGGCAATGGCTGGGTAATGTCAAGAATTGAAGAAGGTTCATCTGTAAATGAAATCATGAAAGAATATCAAGTAAAGCAGGATGCTTTTAAAAAGGTTCGCAAAAATTACCTACTCTATAAATAA